CTTTCCCGCCAATCCTTCATTATCAATATCGCCGCACGTGTTTTCATGAGGAAACTATGACAATTATACTTCTTCCAACTGATCCAAAATAGGAGATTCCTTCGCAATGACACCTTGGGTCTTGTTATTGCGAAGAGCCATTCGGCCCTTCGACGGAGTTTACACTGAGTTTATCGAATGTGCTCAGGGCTGGCCTTGCTTAAAACGTTTGAGTATAAGTGAGAATCCACCAATCTGTCATTCCCGCGCAACTTGTCCTCGACCATGATCGGGGAGCGGGAATCCGTCCACCTGTCATTCCCACGCAAGTGGGAATCCATTGTTTAATTATGGATCCCCGATTAATCTTGTCCCCGCATGTGTCTGGCGGGGAACATTCGGGGATGACAACCAGGGGGATCCCCCGGTTAAAACGGGGGACGGGGATGACATGCGGAGAGGAACCTCGCTTGATCTCTCGGTTTAACCGGGGTACAGGCATGACCGGAAGACTACTGTCATTCCCGTGGAAGCGGGAATCCAGTTTTTCAAAAAATGGATCCCCGATTCGATAAAATTCAGTGTGTACTCCATCGTAGGGATAAACTACGACGAAGTAGAACATGAGTAATCTTTTGACGAGTTCGCCCTTCCCCCGGTTAAACCAGGGGACCTGGCTCAGGACGAACGGGCTTTTATTTCATAAAGCCTTTACAGCGGATATACATCTGCTCATTCCTTCATTGCACTCACCCTTCGTCTCCGCTCAGGGTGAAGTGGTATTAGAATGAGCTTGCCCTTCCTTCATGGTGAGCGGAGTCGAACCATGAGCCTTTCGCCTCCGCTCAAAGCCTGTCCTGAACCTGCTGAGGGCATAAACTCCGTCGAACCATGGGCCCATCGGTAAACTCTGAGCCTGTCGAAGGATGTAGTTTCTTGACGAGTTCTATCAACTTACTACTCAAGGCGAAAGGCATCATTAAGGTGCTGAATTGCGCTTTGCATCAGATCGCTTTAAGGAGCTCACCCAGCGCGTTCGAGCGCTTCGCAATCGCAAAGTGAAGCAAGTCATTATTCCTTTTTTCGTATACTAATCTAAGCTAGGGGTTGGAAAAAATGGAAAAAAAGGGCCTTGTGTGTTACCTTTTTAATACGAAGAGGGTTTAAATCTAAGGGTACTAAACTGTCCAAGGAGGACTCTAATGAAAAAAAGCGTAGTTTCAATGTGTATGGTTATAAGTCTGGTGGTTTCTACAATGGGCTCATCTGCTTTTTTATCTTCCTGTGCCACCAGCCAGCGTACCTATGAGGGTGCCGGGGTAGGCGCTGCGCTCGGCTCCGTGGCCGGGCTTTTGATCGATGACGACAACAGATGGCGGGGCGCTGTAATCGGTGGTTTGATCGGCGCTGCTGTTGGCGGTACGGTCACCGAGATATCCCAAAGGGCGGCGCGCGAGGCTGCATATGAAGGACGGCCGGTTGCTTATCAGAGTACAGATGGGTTCCAGAGGGTGGAAGCTACACCGGTAGGTTATGATGCGAGTACCAAGTGTCATAAAGTTCGGGAGAGGGTGTGGCAGGATGGCCAGCTAGTAAAGGATGAAGTAAGAGAGGTATGTGAGTCCGACAGGGTAGAGCCGGGATATAATTATTAGTGATTATTTAGCCACGGAGAACATAGAGACTTCGCTAAGATCAGTCGAGCATTCAAGAATTTTTCTTTGAGCTATTAAAGCCAGAGAGATTAAACACATCTTTCTGGCTTTTTATTTGCCCCGTGAGATAAGTTTTACTATCCAACGGGTTGAGATACGCAGTGGTATTAACCCACGAAACGAGGGTCTCTCAGGTCTCACGGAATTATCTCTTGGGGTTAATACTGCTTTCCAAAAAATTAGAAACCAGTGGTTCACACTCGCAAACAAGGACTTTAGATAGGTAAAAAGTCTTTTTAAAATCAGGTTTACTTTTCTATGTTTGTTATGCAAGTGCTGTTCCAACCCTATTCGTTGAAATTGCCTTTTTAACCCTGCTCACCCTTCGTCTCCGCTCAGGGTGAAGGGCATGGTATTGCTTGGAGTTTTAGACCTGCCTTCATGGTGAGCGGAGTCGAACCATGAGTAGTTCGATTGCGCTCAAAGCCTGTCCTGAGGAATAAACTCAGTCGAACCATGGACCCTTCTAAGCATAATCTCGTTTTTTCAATGGATTGCTTCGTCGCTTTGCTCCTCGCAATGACACCCAGGAAATGGCGACTCTTCTCTCTGACTCCACGCGAAGCAATCTTTTAATTTCGGACAAGGTTGACCGCTACAAATGATGGCTTAGTAGGGGCACGCTGCAGCGTGCCCCTACCATAGTAAAAAGACGTCTGAAGAAAAAAACTAAGTATTATCCCAACCCGTGAAATAAATTTTACTATCTAACTAACTCGCCATACTCCAAAGCTAGTGCTGTTTTATAACGATTTGCACGTAAATATGGAACCAACATTCGTATATGTAAGACGTGAGAGTATGTGTTGATCCCCAATTAGAAAGATAATAAAAGATAATAGAGGTTAAAACTGTCCCAAATAGAGGGATTGATTGCAAGAGTTCGTCTGATAGTAATCAAAGGGCTCCAATGACGGATAAATAAGAGGAAGCAAACCCCTCTCTTTAATTCCCCCCCTTAGTAAGGGGGGAAATGCAAGGGGGTTAGAAGGGCTATTTGAACGAATAGGATCAGTACAGCGCTTGCATAGGAAACATCAAAGAGAGTAACCTGATTTTAAGAAGCCGTTTTATCCGTCGAAGAGCCTTGTTTTATAAAGGGTGAATCTGTTGGTTTTTAATTATTTTTGATAGCAGTGTATACAGGGTATCCTTTGAGGCAATGCCTAATGATCGTATAGATCGTTTGGAGGGGTTCAAAATTTTGAACCCCTCCAAAAGCAAAATACATTCAGCACATAGCAAAGTTATGGGCTCTATTATTCAGTGCAGACAAATCTGCCGCTCAGGCTGTTCTGCGTGTTTTTACACAACAAACAGATTTTTTATATTTTAATGAAAAGCTCTTGACAAGGTATGTGATTTGTGATGTAATTGCTTTAATTTTAAAGGAGGATAGAAAGAGTGATGTCATCTGTTCAAGCCTGTTTTGGATCCACAAAGAAAGGGCTTGACAATCAATTTTTTCTGTGTTGTAATTCAAAGCATCCAAAAGTCTGGAGGAGGCTTTTTTAAAAATCTTAAGGAGGATGAAAGCCATCTCAAAAAATCAATTCCCGAATCCAACCGTTTTTTCCCATAATCAATACCTGAAGCTTAATAAAACAACGAAAAAGGAGGGTGTAAATGTTTAAGGAATTATTTGGTGAAAAAAATCAAAAAAGGAGGATAGCTTCTATGCTAGAGAAGAATTTTAGCAGGATAAAGTATCTTTTGTTGTTAGCATTGCTTTTGATGGTGCCGGCCAAATCTTGGGCCGGAGCACCGGGGCTTTTCGACACGGACGGTCTTAATGCTCAGATGGTCGGTTTCTGGGACCTAAGAAACCGGAACTCATTCGCGCAGGTAACAAACACCAGCGCGCTACCGATAACCGTACACGTCCAGATATTCAATGCGGCATCAGGTTGTTTGGAGGTTGACTTTTATGACACCTACACCGGGAATGATACCCACGTATATGACCTAAGGGGCATAGTCAGGAATGACGGCGGGCCGTTAAGCATAGTGTTACCGGATGGCGGTTTTGGCATAATCGTGGTAACGAATGTGGCTGGGGTGTTCGGTCCGGCACTTGGGAATTTTATCGAGGACTACGTACTGACCGGGAATTTCCGGGTAGTGGACTTTGCCGGATACGAGTACAGGTCAAATTTTGACGGGGTTCCCAATATTTTAACAGGCCTGGCAGATGATCTCACGTTTAACTTTAACAACGTTAACGGGAATAGCCTCTCGGACGTGGTTGGCATAGTGCTGGATGATACCGGGCCTGGATTTTTCGAGGTGATTGCCGCAGGCACCTTTATCACATTCGACGTATTCCTTTTTGACCAGTTTGAGAACCCGATTTCCTGCGACCTCTTTACATTTGCCTGTACGGCAAGCTCATTGGACGTCGGTATAAATGGCGCGCTTCCTAACAGCAGGGGGGCGGGAAGCCTTTGCCCGGC
This region of Thermodesulfobacteriota bacterium genomic DNA includes:
- a CDS encoding YMGG-like glycine zipper-containing protein gives rise to the protein MKKSVVSMCMVISLVVSTMGSSAFLSSCATSQRTYEGAGVGAALGSVAGLLIDDDNRWRGAVIGGLIGAAVGGTVTEISQRAAREAAYEGRPVAYQSTDGFQRVEATPVGYDASTKCHKVRERVWQDGQLVKDEVREVCESDRVEPGYNY